The following coding sequences lie in one Rickettsia hoogstraalii genomic window:
- a CDS encoding NACHT domain-containing protein has translation MVWSDKDIRDKFQKNSNEDFNISQLYHEVVSWLNNRHLEKTQNKYKNKTEANNHLKKQNEFFRTDSLRVICCDREVSREQSSRSKKDTLDIDEVIEQGLLRREGQNFQFIHLTFQEYLAACYLKNQLADNNTKYKEANFIGKHRNDPKYLMTLKFLAGIVNNDDNQELIEIFWEAAICNVDGILELGIERKIILLMHLLAQSKINGKFDNRIPNLKQIQELIDEVVLKDITIWEQHIIDSGYLSEEIVKTVNEKLRKSKTDFQELKTSAEIIAALANKHEWGSKTKVYTKLIDLLKIKDPQLQKIVLQKLAQILDETIDQTVLQESLKKIVPLLNKYIKIILAKIIITVPDLGEEVLNQVQKLNNKFLNKTLIAGGLVEILIVMPTQEAIIISKKLLVNPRYELKLAAASGLFWAAKAMPTQEAITILKELLVNPNSAVKHVMAQNLQEIIKLTPSLAQEAFIFLREEILNSNAGNNLKSVATESIVAIVKAIPSLAQETITFLKEIITNPNNEDEIKSKAKATKGITKIVETSPNLAAEAFTFLKGIITNPKINYKVKSEATEGIAKIANVKSDLVQEAFIFLKVVITNSSNKYEVKARAIESMVEIIGSIPSLVQEAFTFLKVIIININPDTDYDIKPKAVEGIAAVVKMNPNLAQESFAFLKEVITNSKIDPYTKSIATQNISKIVIVMPSLLQKSFTFLEELFTNHKTNSSIKFEATRSIAEIAKVMPTQEAFTFLKIVLINPKTNQYINPIVTESIIEIVRKMPSVAQEAFVFLKLVITNPDTGSNTRSELTRNIALVVGGMPSLAQQVFTFLREIITTYNTYNVEYDATKSIAAIVKIKSNLTQKALALLKERIIEPKGGINYAAAISLINIINVRSFGKASYKPINELLTIIDLTKTKDHYKELYLDAQTTLHKITAHITQEYEKSKNPEVIEWFNKCFNELPNISETRIFLKEICQSILKSGVINEYESKFILNCIKKYNFTFTVSVSKEPEIEGKIIFEDRNYKIFKTDNSASKIVSLEEFATKLLAETDDPLAEQYKTHTPLFSNKGVGLKINSGK, from the coding sequence TTGGTTTGGAGCGATAAAGATATAAGGGATAAATTTCAAAAAAATAGTAATGAAGATTTTAATATAAGTCAACTATATCATGAAGTAGTAAGTTGGCTTAACAATAGGCATTTAGAAAAAACACAAAATAAATATAAAAATAAAACCGAAGCTAATAATCACTTAAAAAAACAAAATGAGTTTTTTAGAACAGATAGCCTACGAGTCATTTGTTGCGACAGGGAAGTTAGTAGAGAACAAAGTAGTAGAAGCAAGAAAGATACATTAGATATAGACGAAGTTATAGAACAAGGGCTATTAAGAAGAGAAGGGCAAAATTTTCAATTTATTCATTTAACATTTCAAGAATATCTAGCTGCATGTTATTTAAAAAATCAGTTAGCAGATAACAACACAAAATACAAAGAAGCGAATTTTATAGGTAAGCATAGAAACGACCCAAAATATCTAATGACTCTGAAGTTTTTAGCAGGGATAGTAAATAATGATGATAATCAAGAATTAATAGAAATATTTTGGGAAGCAGCCATCTGTAACGTTGACGGAATATTAGAACTCGGAATTGAAAGAAAGATTATATTATTAATGCACTTGTTAGCTCAAAGCAAAATTAATGGGAAATTTGATAACAGAATACCGAATTTAAAACAAATCCAAGAGTTAATAGATGAGGTTGTACTAAAAGATATTACAATTTGGGAACAACATATAATAGACAGCGGCTATTTATCGGAAGAGATTGTTAAAACAGTAAATGAAAAATTACGAAAAAGCAAAACTGATTTCCAAGAATTAAAAACATCTGCGGAAATAATAGCCGCTTTAGCAAATAAACATGAATGGGGTAGTAAAACTAAAGTTTATACAAAATTAATCGACCTATTAAAAATTAAAGATCCACAGTTACAGAAAATAGTACTACAAAAATTAGCACAAATATTAGATGAGACAATAGATCAAACAGTATTACAAGAAAGCTTAAAAAAAATAGTACCGTTATTAAATAAATATATAAAAATAATATTAGCCAAAATAATAATTACTGTACCTGATTTGGGTGAGGAAGTATTAAATCAAGTACAAAAGCTAAACAATAAATTCTTAAATAAAACCTTAATTGCTGGAGGTTTGGTCGAGATATTAATAGTAATGCCTACTCAAGAAGCAATTATTATCTCAAAAAAGCTACTTGTAAATCCTAGGTACGAGCTTAAGCTTGCAGCTGCTTCCGGGTTGTTTTGGGCAGCAAAAGCAATGCCTACTCAAGAAGCAATTACTATTTTAAAAGAGCTACTTGTAAATCCTAATAGTGCGGTCAAGCATGTAATGGCTCAGAACTTGCAGGAGATAATAAAATTGACACCAAGTTTAGCACAAGAAGCATTTATTTTCTTGAGAGAGGAAATTCTGAATTCTAACGCTGGAAATAATCTTAAATCTGTAGCTACTGAAAGTATAGTAGCGATAGTAAAAGCTATACCAAGTTTAGCACAAGAAACAATTACTTTTTTGAAAGAGATAATTACGAATCCTAACAATGAAGATGAGATTAAGTCTAAAGCTAAAGCTACTAAAGGTATAACAAAGATAGTAGAGACAAGCCCAAATTTAGCCGCAGAAGCATTTACTTTTCTGAAAGGAATAATTACGAATCCTAAAATTAACTATAAGGTCAAATCTGAAGCTACTGAAGGCATAGCAAAAATAGCAAATGTAAAGTCAGATTTAGTCCAAGAAGCATTTATTTTTTTAAAAGTAGTAATTACGAATTCCAGCAATAAATATGAGGTTAAGGCTAGAGCTATTGAAAGTATGGTTGAAATAATAGGCTCAATACCAAGTTTAGTCCAAGAAGCTTTTACTTTCTTGAAAGTGATAATTATAAATATAAATCCTGACACTGACTATGATATTAAGCCTAAAGCTGTTGAAGGTATAGCGGCAGTGGTAAAAATGAACCCAAATCTAGCTCAAGAATCATTTGCTTTCTTAAAAGAAGTAATTACGAACTCTAAAATTGACCCATATACCAAGTCTATAGCTACTCAAAACATATCAAAAATAGTAATAGTGATGCCAAGTTTACTCCAAAAATCATTTACTTTCTTGGAGGAGTTATTTACGAATCATAAAACTAATAGCAGCATCAAATTTGAAGCGACTAGAAGCATAGCTGAAATAGCAAAAGTGATGCCTACGCAAGAAGCATTTACTTTTTTAAAAATAGTACTTATAAACCCTAAAACTAATCAATATATTAATCCTATAGTTACTGAAAGCATAATAGAAATAGTAAGGAAAATGCCGAGTGTAGCTCAAGAAGCATTTGTTTTCTTGAAATTAGTAATTACAAATCCTGACACCGGCTCTAATACTAGGTCTGAATTGACTAGAAATATAGCATTAGTAGTAGGAGGGATGCCAAGTTTAGCCCAGCAAGTCTTTACTTTTTTGAGAGAGATAATTACAACTTATAACACTTATAATGTTGAGTATGATGCTACCAAAAGCATAGCAGCGATAGTAAAAATAAAATCAAATTTAACTCAAAAAGCCCTTGCTTTGCTAAAAGAGAGAATTATAGAGCCTAAAGGTGGTATTAATTATGCAGCTGCTATAAGTTTAATTAATATAATAAATGTAAGATCATTTGGTAAAGCTAGTTATAAGCCAATTAATGAATTATTAACAATAATTGATTTAACTAAAACAAAAGACCATTACAAAGAACTATACCTAGACGCCCAAACCACTCTACACAAAATAACCGCCCATATAACTCAAGAATATGAGAAAAGTAAAAATCCTGAAGTAATAGAATGGTTTAATAAATGTTTTAATGAATTACCGAATATAAGTGAAACACGAATATTTTTAAAAGAAATATGTCAAAGCATATTAAAAAGCGGTGTGATAAATGAGTACGAGAGTAAGTTTATTTTAAATTGTATAAAGAAATATAATTTTACTTTTACGGTATCGGTTAGTAAAGAGCCAGAAATAGAAGGTAAGATAATATTTGAAGATAGAAACTATAAAATATTTAAAACCGATAATTCAGCAAGCAAAATAGTAAGTTTAGAAGAGTTTGCAACTAAATTACTTGCGGAAACAGATGATCCGTTAGCAGAGCAATATAAAACGCATACACCTTTATTCTCAAACAAAGGAGTAGGGCTTAAAATAAATAGCGGCAAGTGA
- a CDS encoding DUF1189 family protein, whose protein sequence is MYLLSFILGGLNALLRQLRLSISSIEFYKDVYKNYQGYGIRYLFTLSFIPSIIYCIFILNYIITLKDYFNGIQSSKVTDNIEYIINQLPEIKYNNSKISVEEVEPIYLYSKNNNKIVVIDTKNQVSNKEKSKIPFVLEENKLKINLIVANTKKNFPSTVNYSEIFKQNEVILTPEIIKKYFADNLLYAPNLFIYFGMPAIILFWFVTFLLERSIIVLLVYSLANLLTTKTSIQTSIRLVMFSSGVPIILQPVIIILIPELSILLQLLQMFTTCLVFVAIWQINKSLSSYI, encoded by the coding sequence ATGTATTTATTATCATTTATATTAGGAGGATTAAATGCATTACTCCGTCAATTACGTTTATCAATTAGCTCTATAGAGTTTTATAAAGACGTATATAAAAACTATCAAGGGTACGGAATAAGATATTTATTTACCTTATCTTTTATCCCATCAATAATTTATTGTATTTTTATATTAAATTACATAATAACTTTAAAAGATTATTTTAACGGAATACAATCATCAAAAGTTACAGACAATATTGAATATATTATCAATCAATTACCGGAAATTAAATATAATAATTCAAAAATTTCAGTTGAAGAAGTAGAGCCTATATATTTATATAGCAAGAATAACAATAAAATAGTTGTCATTGATACAAAAAATCAAGTTTCTAACAAAGAAAAAAGCAAAATACCGTTTGTACTTGAAGAGAATAAGCTGAAGATAAATTTAATTGTAGCCAATACTAAGAAAAATTTCCCAAGTACCGTTAACTATTCTGAGATATTCAAGCAAAATGAAGTAATTTTAACCCCTGAAATAATAAAAAAATATTTTGCCGATAATTTATTATATGCACCAAATTTATTTATTTATTTCGGTATGCCGGCTATTATATTATTTTGGTTTGTAACATTCTTATTAGAGAGAAGTATTATAGTTTTGTTAGTATATAGTTTAGCTAATTTACTTACTACTAAAACTTCAATACAAACTTCTATAAGGTTAGTAATGTTTTCAAGCGGAGTCCCGATAATATTACAACCGGTTATTATTATATTAATACCGGAATTAAGCATATTATTACAGCTACTACAAATGTTTACAACTTGTTTAGTATTTGTCGCTATTTGGCAAATTAACAAGAGCCTGTCGAGTTATATATAA
- a CDS encoding Fe-S cluster assembly transcription factor: MMLTTKGRYAVMAILEMAAKSSAEPVTLNEISVKQNISLNYLEQIFSKLKKADLVKAIRGSKGGYVLIGNLEEIKISDIMDAVNENFIMTTCYKKSVKTCVPDTIKCNSHKLWKGLGKHIRDYFENISIKDALNLNI, translated from the coding sequence ATGATGCTGACGACGAAAGGAAGATATGCCGTAATGGCAATACTTGAAATGGCTGCAAAATCAAGTGCTGAACCGGTCACTTTGAATGAAATTTCCGTAAAACAAAATATATCGCTTAACTATTTAGAGCAGATATTTTCTAAACTTAAAAAAGCTGATCTAGTTAAGGCTATTAGAGGCTCGAAAGGTGGATATGTTTTAATAGGTAACCTAGAAGAAATAAAAATTTCCGATATTATGGATGCTGTTAACGAAAATTTTATAATGACTACCTGCTATAAGAAATCGGTTAAAACTTGTGTACCTGATACAATAAAATGTAATTCGCATAAATTATGGAAAGGTCTTGGTAAGCATATTAGAGATTATTTTGAAAATATATCCATTAAAGATGCTCTAAACTTAAATATATGA
- a CDS encoding IscS subfamily cysteine desulfurase has product MNQQLNNLTLPIYMDYQATTPLDPRVMEAMLPYFTTKFGNPHSRSHSFGWEAENAVEEARSRVARLIGADTKEIIFTSGATESNNLAIKGIAKFYGNKKNHIITIVSEHKCVLDACRHLEQEGIKITYLPIKSNGIIDLETLKNAITDQTMLVSVMAVNNEIGVVQPLKEIGKICRERDVFFHSDIAQGFGKIPIDVNEFNIDLASISGHKIYGPKGIGALYVRKKPRVRVTPLINGGGQERGMRSGTLPTPLIVGLGMAAEIAYSEMEKDTKHVNYLFDRFLNNIHSRISEVYLNGDKDQRYKGNLNLSFAGVEGESIILAIKDLAVSSGSACTSASLEPSYVLRSMGIGEELAHTSIRFGIGRFTTEQEVDYAVDLICSKIDKLRELSPLWEMMQEGIDLKKIKWAVH; this is encoded by the coding sequence ATGAACCAACAATTAAACAATTTAACCTTGCCTATATATATGGATTATCAGGCAACAACGCCACTAGATCCAAGAGTAATGGAGGCAATGTTGCCATATTTTACTACCAAGTTCGGGAATCCTCATTCACGTAGCCATTCTTTCGGCTGGGAAGCAGAAAACGCCGTTGAAGAGGCAAGGAGTAGAGTAGCAAGGTTAATAGGAGCAGATACTAAAGAAATTATTTTTACCTCCGGTGCAACCGAATCCAATAACCTTGCAATAAAGGGAATAGCAAAATTTTACGGCAATAAAAAGAATCACATTATTACTATAGTCAGTGAACATAAATGCGTACTTGACGCTTGCAGGCATTTAGAGCAAGAAGGTATAAAAATCACATACTTACCGATTAAATCAAATGGAATAATCGATTTAGAAACTCTAAAAAATGCCATTACTGATCAGACTATGTTAGTTTCAGTTATGGCGGTTAATAATGAAATAGGTGTTGTTCAGCCTTTAAAGGAAATAGGAAAAATTTGCCGTGAAAGAGATGTTTTCTTTCATTCCGATATTGCTCAAGGATTCGGTAAAATTCCAATAGACGTTAATGAGTTTAATATTGATCTTGCTAGTATCTCAGGGCATAAAATTTACGGTCCGAAAGGAATAGGGGCATTATATGTAAGAAAAAAACCTCGTGTACGTGTTACACCGCTGATAAACGGTGGTGGGCAGGAGAGGGGTATGCGTTCGGGTACGCTACCGACTCCTTTAATCGTAGGGCTTGGCATGGCTGCTGAAATAGCGTATAGTGAGATGGAAAAAGATACTAAGCATGTAAATTACTTATTCGACAGATTTTTAAATAATATACATAGTCGAATTTCGGAAGTTTATTTAAACGGTGATAAAGATCAAAGATATAAAGGCAATCTAAATCTAAGCTTTGCCGGAGTAGAGGGAGAATCAATTATCCTTGCCATTAAAGATTTAGCGGTTTCTTCCGGTTCTGCTTGTACTTCTGCCTCTTTAGAGCCGTCATATGTTTTACGTTCCATGGGAATAGGTGAAGAGCTTGCCCATACTTCGATTAGGTTCGGCATAGGTAGATTTACTACCGAACAGGAAGTTGATTACGCAGTAGATTTAATATGTTCAAAAATCGATAAATTAAGGGAATTAAGTCCTCTTTGGGAAATGATGCAAGAGGGGATTGATTTGAAGAAGATTAAATGGGCTGTACATTGA
- a CDS encoding cysteine desulfurase family protein, whose translation MIYLDHNATTFIDPKVKEYIISLMDKELNPSSIHRSGVFARNVIEEARFQLAAALGITLSSREYDITFTSSGTESNNLIMKNFYDGDIFISAIEHLSIYNHIKHAPNIKIIRVNNQGLVDLEHLEELLAQSNAAKKLISVMMANNESGVLQDITKISEIAKKYDAKFHSDLVQSFGRVSINIKELGLDFATISGHKIGGGQGGAALISNSNFQVTPMIIGGGQEKGIRSGTENVLAIAGLGLAAELITKDISEKYIKIKSLQENLEKKLKKYPNVNIVSNNIARLPNTTLFTIQNTDAQVKLIGFDLRNICISSGSACSSGKISKSHVLNNMGVGEEEAKSSIRVSLSHTNTVSDIEAFIKAFEEVYNILV comes from the coding sequence ATGATATATCTAGATCATAATGCAACCACCTTTATCGATCCCAAGGTAAAAGAATATATAATAAGTTTGATGGATAAAGAGCTTAACCCTTCGTCAATACATAGATCAGGTGTATTTGCTAGGAATGTTATAGAAGAAGCACGTTTTCAATTAGCTGCAGCTCTTGGTATAACCTTGTCGTCTAGAGAATATGACATTACTTTTACGTCATCGGGAACTGAAAGTAATAATTTAATAATGAAAAATTTTTATGACGGCGATATTTTTATTTCAGCTATTGAACATTTATCGATCTATAACCATATAAAACATGCTCCAAATATTAAAATTATAAGAGTTAACAATCAAGGTTTGGTTGATTTAGAACATCTAGAAGAGTTATTAGCTCAAAGTAACGCTGCTAAAAAACTAATTTCCGTAATGATGGCTAATAACGAGAGCGGGGTGCTGCAAGATATAACCAAAATAAGTGAAATAGCTAAAAAATATGATGCAAAATTTCATAGTGATTTAGTACAAAGTTTTGGCAGAGTATCTATAAATATCAAAGAGTTGGGATTAGATTTTGCGACAATTTCAGGGCATAAAATAGGAGGGGGGCAGGGTGGTGCTGCTCTAATCTCTAACTCTAACTTTCAAGTTACTCCAATGATTATAGGAGGAGGACAAGAAAAAGGAATAAGATCAGGTACAGAAAATGTTTTAGCTATTGCAGGGCTTGGTTTGGCAGCTGAGTTAATAACAAAAGATATCTCAGAAAAATATATAAAAATCAAAAGCTTACAAGAAAATTTAGAGAAAAAATTAAAAAAATATCCTAATGTAAATATTGTTAGTAATAATATAGCAAGATTGCCTAATACTACTTTATTTACTATACAAAATACAGATGCACAAGTGAAATTAATCGGGTTTGATTTACGTAATATTTGCATAAGTTCCGGCTCTGCTTGCTCATCAGGAAAAATATCTAAATCACACGTATTAAACAATATGGGTGTAGGGGAAGAAGAGGCAAAATCCTCTATTAGAGTATCTTTGAGCCATACTAATACGGTAAGTGATATAGAGGCTTTTATAAAAGCTTTTGAGGAAGTGTATAATATACTCGTTTAA